TTAAAGAAGTAAAAACTAAAGATGAAAAAGTTCAAAAAGTTCCAATAGCGAAAATTCTTGATTATGGTAAGTTTCGTTACGACATAAAAAAGAAAAAAAAGGAAGAAAAGGAAAAGCAATCCTTTACTAATAACCGCGAAATACGGGTTAGTTTTAATATTAACAAGCAAGATATTCTTGTAAAATCAAAAAAAGCTAGAGAGTTTATTCTTGATGGCGACCGTGTGAAAATTGCTCTTCGTTTTCGTGGTCGTGAAATTACCCGAATTGATCAAGGTAAAATAACACTTGAGATATTTTTTGACCAATTGAAATACATTGCAAAAAAAAGCAAGGAAATTTCGCAAAACGGTAATTTTTTAGTTATGCATCTTGAACGTGATCGCAAAAAACTACCTAAATTCACTTCTTCAAAACAGCTAAAAGAACTATTAGAATACGAAGAAATTCAAAATAA
Above is a window of Mesomycoplasma ovipneumoniae DNA encoding:
- the infC gene encoding translation initiation factor IF-3 produces the protein MNPKNLFQRKPQQDHQINENIMFPNVFLVGSDNEKIGKTPTKEALELAKSKGLDLVLISIKEVKTKDEKVQKVPIAKILDYGKFRYDIKKKKKEEKEKQSFTNNREIRVSFNINKQDILVKSKKAREFILDGDRVKIALRFRGREITRIDQGKITLEIFFDQLKYIAKKSKEISQNGNFLVMHLERDRKKLPKFTSSKQLKELLEYEEIQNKEKNA